The following coding sequences lie in one Pseudomonas monsensis genomic window:
- a CDS encoding TonB-dependent siderophore receptor: protein MSRSLDTLLRPSLLAVAVALGAPLISSPLLAAEQASSVRAYNLPAAPLSATLNQIASQGGLALSLNPALAAGKTSAPVNGQYDAAGALRAALRGTGLQLEQSSAGTYSLVAVPEGTLALPETSVIGVENLESAWGPVEGYTATRTAAGTKTDTALVEAPRSISVATRQQMDDRSVHSLDDAVRYMPGITASSYGSDTRADWLRVRGFEPTQFLDGLPLPKGVYANPKQETWNLDRLALLRGPASSVYGQTPPGGLLDMVSRRPSDIASNEIQLQYGSDNHRQINFASTGKIDDAGQFLYGVSGVVRDSGTQVDHVDNKRYNIAPSLTWNIDDDTKFTLLSQFTRDDTGITSQFLPVQGTKIKSPFGDISHHKNLGDPDWEYYDRTYYALGYAFEHRLNDVWQFKQNLRYTKSDLSFQSLTPGSYPFAQVDDQGNVNRTSTSVDEDISQFAVDNNFQADFATSDIRHTLLLGLDHQRSNTNYTSIFGDGLATNVITPIYGQPIVRPARSTAFYDYDQKTYQTGLYIQDQMALDQWRLTLGGREDWVHTGTRFINKGDATNTQRDKAFSGNAALSYVFDNGFVPYLSYAESFQPTSGADATSTGSLKPTEGKQWELGIKYQPPGSKTLLSAAVYDLTQKNVSVNTFVNNVSVTSQTGEVKVKGLELEATSDVTENLKVIAAYTLAKSEVQNGVDKGNRLQLMPNQQASLWTDYTWHAGVLDGFGIGGGVRYTGNTYGDKANTWLGKADAYTVFDASVHYDLGRLDNSLKGASLALNATNLFDKEYISTCDSFYCYYGDTRSVVASATYKW, encoded by the coding sequence ATGTCCCGTTCGCTAGACACCTTGTTGCGCCCCAGTCTGTTGGCCGTCGCCGTTGCCCTCGGCGCCCCGCTGATCAGCAGCCCGCTGCTCGCCGCTGAACAAGCGTCCAGCGTGCGCGCCTACAACCTGCCGGCGGCGCCGCTGTCGGCCACCCTGAACCAGATCGCCAGCCAGGGCGGTCTCGCCCTGTCGCTGAATCCGGCGCTGGCAGCGGGCAAGACCTCGGCGCCGGTCAATGGTCAGTACGACGCCGCCGGTGCGCTGCGTGCAGCCCTGCGTGGCACCGGCCTGCAGCTGGAACAAAGCAGCGCCGGCACCTACAGCCTGGTAGCCGTGCCCGAAGGGACATTGGCCCTGCCGGAAACCTCGGTCATCGGCGTGGAAAACCTCGAAAGCGCCTGGGGTCCGGTCGAGGGCTACACCGCCACGCGCACCGCCGCCGGCACCAAGACCGACACCGCGCTGGTCGAGGCACCGCGCTCGATCTCCGTCGCGACCCGCCAGCAAATGGACGACCGCAGCGTACACAGCCTCGACGACGCCGTGCGTTACATGCCGGGCATCACCGCCAGCAGCTACGGCAGCGATACCCGCGCCGACTGGCTGCGTGTGCGCGGCTTCGAACCGACCCAGTTCCTCGACGGCCTGCCGCTGCCCAAAGGCGTGTACGCCAACCCGAAACAGGAAACCTGGAACCTCGACCGCCTCGCCCTGCTGCGCGGCCCGGCCTCCTCGGTTTACGGCCAGACCCCGCCGGGCGGTCTGCTGGACATGGTCAGCCGCCGTCCAAGTGACATCGCCAGCAACGAAATCCAACTGCAATACGGCAGCGACAACCATCGCCAGATCAACTTCGCCAGCACCGGCAAGATCGACGACGCCGGCCAGTTCCTCTATGGCGTCAGCGGTGTCGTACGCGACAGTGGCACCCAGGTCGATCACGTCGACAACAAGCGCTACAACATCGCGCCGAGCCTGACCTGGAACATCGACGACGACACCAAGTTCACTCTGCTGAGCCAGTTCACTCGCGACGATACCGGCATCACCAGCCAGTTCCTGCCGGTGCAGGGCACCAAGATCAAATCGCCGTTCGGTGATATTTCCCACCACAAAAACCTCGGCGATCCGGACTGGGAATATTACGACCGCACCTACTACGCACTGGGCTACGCCTTCGAACATCGCCTGAACGACGTCTGGCAGTTCAAGCAGAACCTGCGCTACACCAAGTCAGACCTGTCGTTCCAGTCGCTGACGCCGGGCTCTTATCCGTTCGCACAAGTGGATGATCAGGGCAACGTCAATCGCACCAGCACCAGCGTCGACGAAGACATCAGCCAGTTCGCCGTGGACAACAACTTCCAGGCCGACTTCGCCACCAGTGATATCCGCCACACCTTGCTGCTGGGCCTTGATCACCAGCGCAGCAACACCAACTACACCTCGATCTTCGGTGACGGCCTGGCCACCAACGTGATCACCCCGATCTACGGTCAGCCAATCGTGCGCCCAGCGCGCTCCACCGCGTTTTACGATTACGATCAGAAGACCTACCAGACCGGCCTGTACATCCAGGATCAGATGGCCCTCGACCAGTGGCGCCTGACCCTCGGCGGCCGTGAAGACTGGGTGCATACCGGCACCCGATTCATCAACAAGGGCGATGCCACCAACACCCAGCGCGACAAGGCATTCAGCGGCAACGCAGCGCTCAGCTATGTCTTCGACAACGGGTTTGTGCCGTACCTGTCGTATGCCGAATCCTTCCAGCCAACCTCCGGCGCCGATGCCACCTCCACCGGTTCGCTCAAGCCGACCGAAGGCAAGCAATGGGAACTGGGTATCAAGTACCAGCCACCGGGCAGCAAGACATTGCTGAGCGCAGCGGTGTATGACCTGACCCAGAAAAACGTTTCGGTGAACACCTTCGTCAACAACGTGTCGGTCACCAGCCAGACCGGCGAAGTGAAAGTCAAAGGCCTGGAGCTGGAAGCGACCTCGGACGTGACCGAAAACCTCAAAGTCATTGCCGCCTACACCCTGGCCAAGTCCGAAGTGCAGAACGGCGTCGACAAGGGCAATCGCCTGCAACTGATGCCCAATCAGCAAGCGTCGCTGTGGACCGACTACACCTGGCACGCCGGCGTGCTCGACGGCTTCGGCATTGGCGGCGGCGTGCGTTACACCGGCAACACCTACGGCGACAAGGCCAACACCTGGCTGGGCAAGGCGGACGCCTACACCGTGTTCGACGCGAGCGTGCATTACGACCTCGGTCGTCTGGACAACAGCCTCAAGGGCGCGTCGCTGGCACTCAACGCGACCAACCTGTTCGACAAGGAATACATTTCCACCTGCGACAGCTTCTACTGCTACTACGGCGACACGCGCAGTGTCGTCGCCAGCGCCACTTACAAGTGGTAA
- a CDS encoding PepSY-associated TM helix domain-containing protein — protein MKSKTIRRWSFIHTWTSLICTVFLLMLALTGLPLIFHHEIEHLLGDAPQVREMPADTPRLNLAQLVQAAEKHRPDDVVQYFGFDDDEPNAVLTIMAKTAGTEPNSSHTFMLDARTGEALETPSANGGLMLFILRLHVDMFAGLPGKLLLAFMGLLFVVAIISGTVLYLPFMRRLKFGTVRQDKSTRLRWLDLHNLIGVVTLTWALVVGVTGVISACADLIIAAWREDTLNTLIAPYRDAPPLTQLAPATRLLDIAGDVAPGMKPDFIAFPGTRFSSEHHYSVFMKGGTHLTSHLLTPVLIDATTLQVTAVAERPWYMDAMGMSQPLHFGDYGGMPMKILWATLDVLTIIVLGSGVYLWVVRRKAAKPLQVGACA, from the coding sequence ATGAAAAGTAAAACAATTCGCCGCTGGTCGTTCATCCACACCTGGACCAGCCTGATCTGCACGGTGTTTTTGCTGATGCTGGCACTGACCGGTCTGCCGTTGATCTTCCATCACGAGATCGAGCACCTGCTCGGCGATGCGCCCCAAGTCCGCGAGATGCCGGCCGACACGCCTCGACTGAATCTGGCGCAACTGGTGCAAGCCGCCGAAAAACATCGCCCGGATGACGTGGTGCAGTATTTCGGTTTCGACGACGATGAGCCGAACGCCGTGCTGACGATCATGGCGAAAACCGCCGGCACCGAACCGAACTCATCGCACACCTTCATGCTCGATGCACGCACCGGCGAAGCACTGGAAACACCGTCGGCCAACGGTGGCTTGATGCTGTTCATCCTCCGTCTGCATGTGGACATGTTCGCCGGGTTGCCGGGCAAGTTGCTGCTGGCGTTCATGGGGCTGCTGTTTGTGGTGGCGATTATCTCGGGGACGGTGCTGTATCTGCCGTTCATGCGTCGGTTGAAATTCGGCACCGTGCGCCAGGACAAATCCACCCGCCTGCGCTGGCTCGACCTGCATAACCTGATCGGCGTGGTCACCCTGACTTGGGCGCTGGTGGTGGGCGTGACCGGGGTAATCAGTGCCTGCGCCGACCTGATAATCGCGGCGTGGCGCGAGGACACCTTGAACACCCTGATCGCGCCGTATCGCGATGCGCCGCCCCTGACGCAGCTGGCCCCCGCCACACGCTTGCTCGACATCGCCGGCGACGTTGCGCCGGGGATGAAACCAGACTTCATTGCCTTTCCCGGCACGCGTTTTTCCAGCGAGCATCATTACTCGGTGTTCATGAAGGGCGGCACGCACCTGACTTCGCACCTGCTGACGCCGGTGTTGATCGACGCCACGACGCTGCAAGTCACCGCCGTGGCCGAGCGCCCGTGGTACATGGACGCCATGGGCATGTCGCAGCCGCTGCACTTCGGTGACTACGGCGGCATGCCGATGAAGATCCTCTGGGCCACGCTCGATGTGCTGACCATCATCGTCCTCGGCAGCGGGGTGTACCTCTGGGTGGTGCGGCGTAAAGCGGCGAAACCGCTGCAGGTGGGGGCTTGTGCATGA
- a CDS encoding glutathione S-transferase, translating to MSAPSMTLYHNTLSPFVRKVMVLLHETGQQDRVALQDCVLSPVSPSTELNIDNPLGKIPALRLADGNVIHDSRVILEYLDQQHVGNPLIPREGAARWRRLTLASMADGIMDASVMVRYELVLRAPEKHWDEWLEAQRDKIRRALAVLERDAIAELTSHFDVAAISVACALGYLDLRFPDLGWRDANPQLANWFFEVSQRPSMIATMPKP from the coding sequence ATGTCCGCCCCCAGCATGACCCTGTACCACAACACGCTCTCCCCGTTCGTGCGCAAAGTGATGGTGTTGCTGCACGAGACCGGCCAGCAGGATCGCGTCGCCTTGCAAGACTGCGTGCTCAGCCCCGTCAGCCCGAGCACCGAGCTCAATATCGACAATCCGCTGGGCAAGATCCCCGCACTGCGTCTGGCCGATGGCAACGTCATCCATGACAGCCGGGTGATCCTCGAATACCTCGACCAGCAGCACGTCGGCAACCCACTGATTCCCCGCGAAGGCGCGGCCCGCTGGCGTCGCCTGACACTGGCCTCGATGGCCGACGGGATCATGGATGCGTCGGTGATGGTGCGTTATGAGTTGGTCCTGCGTGCTCCGGAAAAACACTGGGACGAATGGCTCGAAGCCCAGCGCGACAAGATCCGCCGCGCCCTCGCCGTGCTCGAGCGCGATGCGATTGCCGAGCTGACCAGCCACTTTGATGTGGCGGCGATCAGCGTGGCGTGCGCGCTGGGTTACCTCGACCTGCGCTTCCCGGACCTGGGCTGGCGAGATGCCAACCCGCAACTGGCCAACTGGTTCTTTGAAGTGAGTCAGCGACCGTCCATGATCGCGACGATGCCCAAGCCCTGA
- the creD gene encoding cell envelope integrity protein CreD, which translates to MNKNLTIKLGAIALLILLLLIPLLMIDGVIDDRQQLRDGVLEDIARSSSYSQQLRGPVMVVPYRKVVHNWKLNDKTNQRYDEPGEERGRLYFLPERFELDGQVQTELRARGIYEARLFHADNRINGHFSLPAQLGIKEDFSDYQFDAPFLAVGISDIRGIENALKLELDGQRLDFVPGTQVGWLGEGVRVTLPLLDTRKTTELGFAFDLRLQGTGSLQVLPVGKSSSVSLAANWPHPSFIGNFLPAKREINDAGFSADWQTTFFSTNLQDAMSRCVSGNDCEAFNGRSFGVSFIDPVDQYLKSDRAIKYALLFIVLTFAGFFLFEVLKSLAVHPVQYALVGVALAFFYLLLLSLSEHIGFALAYLLSASACVLLIGFYVCHVLRSVRHGLSFSAGLAALYGLLYGLLSAEDYALLMGSLLLFGLLGVFMVLTRKLDWYGIGQKSARPLEFDVGAMQ; encoded by the coding sequence ATGAACAAGAATCTGACGATCAAACTCGGCGCTATCGCCCTGCTGATCCTGCTGTTGTTGATCCCGCTGCTGATGATCGACGGCGTCATCGACGACCGCCAGCAGTTGCGCGACGGCGTGCTCGAAGACATTGCCCGCAGCTCCAGCTACAGCCAGCAATTGCGCGGGCCGGTGATGGTAGTGCCGTATCGCAAGGTGGTTCACAACTGGAAGCTCAACGACAAAACCAATCAGCGCTACGACGAACCAGGCGAGGAACGCGGGCGGTTGTACTTTCTGCCGGAGCGTTTCGAACTCGACGGCCAGGTGCAGACCGAACTGCGTGCCCGGGGGATTTACGAGGCGCGGCTGTTCCACGCCGATAACCGTATCAACGGCCATTTCTCGTTGCCGGCACAGCTGGGCATCAAGGAAGACTTCAGCGATTACCAGTTCGATGCGCCGTTTCTCGCGGTCGGCATCAGCGACATTCGCGGCATCGAAAATGCGCTGAAACTGGAACTCGATGGCCAGCGCCTGGACTTCGTTCCCGGTACTCAAGTCGGTTGGCTCGGCGAAGGTGTGCGGGTCACGCTGCCGCTGCTTGATACCCGTAAAACCACGGAGCTGGGTTTCGCCTTCGATTTGCGTCTGCAAGGCACCGGTTCGTTGCAGGTGTTGCCAGTGGGCAAGAGCAGCAGCGTCAGCCTTGCCGCCAACTGGCCGCATCCAAGCTTCATCGGCAACTTTTTGCCGGCCAAACGGGAAATCAATGACGCCGGTTTCAGCGCCGACTGGCAGACCACCTTCTTCTCGACCAACCTGCAAGACGCCATGAGCCGGTGCGTCAGCGGCAATGATTGCGAGGCGTTCAACGGTCGCAGCTTCGGCGTGAGCTTCATCGACCCGGTGGATCAGTATCTGAAGAGTGACCGGGCGATCAAATATGCGCTGCTGTTCATTGTCCTGACGTTTGCCGGTTTCTTCTTGTTCGAAGTGCTCAAAAGCCTGGCGGTGCACCCGGTGCAATACGCATTGGTGGGTGTGGCGCTGGCGTTCTTTTATCTGTTGCTGCTGTCGCTGTCGGAGCACATCGGGTTTGCCCTGGCGTATCTGTTGTCGGCCAGCGCTTGTGTGTTGTTGATCGGGTTTTATGTCTGCCACGTACTGCGCAGTGTGCGTCACGGTCTGAGTTTTTCGGCAGGACTGGCGGCGTTGTATGGCCTGCTCTATGGATTGCTGAGCGCCGAGGATTACGCGTTGTTGATGGGCTCGTTGCTGCTGTTCGGCCTGCTGGGTGTGTTCATGGTGCTGACGCGCAAACTGGACTGGTACGGGATCGGGCAGAAATCGGCCAGGCCGTTGGAGTTTGATGTGGGGGCGATGCAATGA
- the creC gene encoding two-component system sensor histidine kinase CreC, translating to MSLGLRIFLVYVLFVGLTGYFVLNTVMEEIRPGVRQSTEETLVDTANLMAEILRDDFKAGTLSENRWPQLLRAYGERQPQATIWGLPKNQVNHRIYVTDAKGIVVLDSIGVAVGQDYSRWNDVYLTLRGEYGARSSRSDPNDASSSVMHVGAPIRDNGKIIGVVTVAKPNSSLQPYVDRTERRLLFYGAGLIGLGLLFGALLSWWLSRALHRLTGYAQAVSEGRRVEVPHYRGGELEQLATAVEQMRTQLEGKAYVERYVHTLTHELKSPLAAIRGAAELLQGDMPPVQRLRFVGNIDSESARMQQLIERLLNLAQVEQRQGLEERVAVPLAALVDELLRAQTARIEGKQLRVEQTIAADLLLIGEPFLLRQALGNLLDNALDFTPSQGLLRFTGERVGEQIECRLFNESAAIPDYALPRLTERFYSLPRPDSGRKSTGLGLNFVEEVVKLHGGSMQIRNVENGVEVTLRLP from the coding sequence ATGTCGCTGGGGCTGCGGATCTTCCTGGTGTATGTGCTGTTTGTCGGCCTGACCGGTTATTTCGTGCTCAACACGGTGATGGAAGAAATCCGCCCGGGCGTGCGTCAGTCCACCGAAGAAACCCTGGTCGACACCGCCAACCTCATGGCGGAAATCCTGCGCGACGATTTCAAGGCCGGCACCCTCAGTGAGAATCGCTGGCCGCAGTTGCTGCGCGCCTATGGCGAACGCCAGCCGCAAGCGACCATCTGGGGGTTGCCGAAAAACCAGGTCAACCACCGCATCTACGTCACCGACGCCAAGGGCATCGTCGTGCTCGATTCCATCGGCGTGGCGGTCGGTCAGGATTACTCGCGCTGGAACGACGTTTACCTGACCCTGCGTGGCGAATATGGCGCGCGTTCGAGCCGCAGTGATCCGAATGACGCCAGTTCCTCGGTGATGCACGTCGGCGCGCCGATCCGCGATAACGGCAAGATCATCGGCGTGGTCACCGTGGCCAAGCCCAACAGCTCGTTGCAGCCGTATGTCGATCGCACCGAGCGCCGCTTGCTGTTTTACGGCGCCGGGTTGATCGGGCTCGGCCTGCTGTTTGGCGCCTTGTTGTCGTGGTGGCTGAGCCGTGCGTTGCACCGTTTGACCGGTTACGCCCAGGCGGTGAGCGAGGGCCGGCGGGTAGAAGTCCCGCATTACCGCGGGGGTGAGCTGGAACAGCTGGCGACCGCTGTGGAACAGATGCGCACCCAACTGGAAGGCAAGGCCTACGTCGAGCGCTATGTGCACACCCTGACCCATGAATTGAAGAGTCCGCTGGCGGCGATTCGTGGCGCGGCGGAGTTGCTGCAGGGCGACATGCCGCCGGTTCAGCGCCTGCGTTTTGTCGGCAACATCGACAGCGAAAGTGCGCGGATGCAGCAGTTGATCGAACGATTGCTCAATCTGGCGCAGGTCGAACAGCGGCAGGGGCTGGAAGAACGCGTCGCCGTGCCGTTGGCGGCACTGGTCGATGAATTGTTGCGGGCGCAGACGGCGCGGATTGAAGGCAAGCAACTGCGGGTCGAGCAGACGATTGCGGCGGATCTGCTGTTGATCGGCGAGCCGTTTCTGCTGCGTCAGGCGTTGGGCAACTTGCTGGACAATGCGCTGGATTTCACCCCGTCGCAGGGGTTGTTGCGCTTCACCGGCGAGCGGGTTGGCGAGCAGATCGAATGCCGGTTGTTCAATGAGTCGGCAGCGATTCCTGACTACGCTTTGCCGCGTTTGACCGAGCGTTTTTATTCGCTGCCGCGTCCGGACAGCGGGCGCAAAAGTACCGGCTTGGGCCTTAACTTCGTTGAAGAAGTGGTCAAGTTGCATGGTGGGTCGATGCAGATTCGCAATGTCGAGAACGGGGTTGAGGTGACATTGCGCCTGCCTTGA
- the creB gene encoding two-component system response regulator CreB, with product MPHILIVEDEAAIADTLIFALQGEGFTTTWLSLGAAALEHQRQTPADLIILDIGLPDISGFETCKQLRRFTEVPVLFLSARDAEIDRVVGLEIGADDYVVKPFSPREVAARVRAILKRMAPRPLIEATSTLFRIDLERVLITYRGQPLSLTRHEFRLLQCLLDQPQRVFSREQLLDALGVAADAGYERSIDSHIKSVRAKLRLVQADAEPIQTHRGLGYSYSPGHS from the coding sequence ATGCCTCATATCCTGATTGTCGAAGACGAAGCGGCGATTGCCGACACGCTGATTTTTGCCCTGCAGGGCGAGGGGTTCACCACCACGTGGCTGAGCCTCGGCGCGGCGGCGCTGGAGCATCAGCGGCAGACCCCGGCCGATCTGATCATTCTCGACATCGGCCTGCCGGACATCAGTGGCTTCGAGACCTGCAAACAGCTGCGGCGCTTCACTGAAGTGCCGGTGCTGTTCCTCAGCGCCCGGGATGCCGAGATCGACCGTGTGGTGGGCCTGGAGATCGGCGCCGACGACTACGTGGTCAAGCCGTTCAGCCCCCGGGAAGTCGCCGCCCGGGTGCGGGCGATTCTCAAGCGCATGGCGCCGCGACCGCTGATCGAAGCCACCTCGACGCTGTTTCGCATCGACCTCGAGCGTGTGTTGATCACTTACCGTGGCCAGCCACTGAGCCTGACCCGCCACGAATTCCGTCTGCTGCAATGCCTGCTCGACCAACCGCAGCGAGTCTTCAGTCGCGAGCAATTGCTCGACGCGCTGGGCGTTGCCGCCGACGCCGGTTACGAGCGCAGCATCGACAGCCACATCAAAAGCGTGCGCGCCAAACTGCGGCTGGTGCAGGCCGATGCCGAGCCGATCCAGACCCATCGCGGCCTCGGTTACAGCTACAGTCCGGGGCACAGCTGA
- a CDS encoding ATP-dependent zinc protease family protein produces the protein MKSLLALFALVALPVMAAEPTLYGRYEYIALPEIGGEVLKAKMDTGALTASLSAKDIETFTRDGDEWVRFRLGTKDASNKVYEHKVARISKIKSRSDEEDEGDSTEVAKRPVVDLELCLGNVKRTVEVNLTDRSNFNYPLLIGAKALREFGAAVNPARRFTADKPDC, from the coding sequence GTGAAATCCCTCCTTGCACTGTTTGCCCTCGTCGCCCTGCCGGTCATGGCCGCCGAGCCGACCCTGTACGGGCGTTATGAATACATCGCGCTGCCGGAAATCGGCGGCGAAGTGCTCAAGGCCAAGATGGACACCGGAGCACTGACCGCATCGCTGTCGGCCAAGGACATCGAAACCTTCACCCGCGATGGCGATGAATGGGTGCGCTTCCGCCTCGGCACCAAGGACGCCAGCAACAAGGTCTACGAACACAAAGTGGCGCGGATCAGCAAGATCAAAAGCCGTTCCGATGAAGAAGACGAGGGCGACAGCACCGAAGTCGCCAAGCGCCCGGTGGTCGATCTGGAGCTGTGCCTGGGCAACGTCAAGCGCACCGTTGAGGTCAACCTGACCGACCGCAGCAACTTCAACTACCCGCTGCTGATCGGTGCCAAGGCCCTGCGCGAATTTGGCGCAGCGGTAAACCCGGCGCGGCGCTTCACGGCGGACAAGCCAGACTGCTGA
- a CDS encoding acyltransferase, whose product MRRLLTGCFVTLLLLLNTLILIGPLMVFALLKLVAPGRWRDYASGVVMWIAETWAEIDKLIFRLCIPTRWDIRGGENLRGDTSYLVVSNHQSWVDIPALIQTLNRRTPFFKFFLKKELIWVPFLGLAWWALDYPFMKRYTKAFLAKHPELAGKDLEITRQACELFKRQPVTVVNYLEGTRYTAAKSAQQQSPFNHLLKPKAGGVAFVLAAMGEQLDAMLDVTVVYPQANIPGFWDLISGNVPRVIVDIKTRELDPALWQGDYENDPAFRQTVQNWVNQLWTEKDQRIAELRGERG is encoded by the coding sequence ATGCGCCGCCTGCTCACCGGCTGTTTCGTCACCCTGCTGCTGTTGCTCAACACCCTGATCCTGATCGGGCCGTTGATGGTCTTTGCCCTGCTCAAACTGGTGGCGCCCGGGCGCTGGCGTGACTATGCGTCGGGGGTGGTGATGTGGATCGCCGAGACCTGGGCCGAGATCGACAAGCTGATTTTCCGCCTGTGCATCCCCACCCGATGGGATATTCGCGGCGGCGAAAACCTGCGCGGTGACACCTCCTATCTGGTGGTCAGCAACCACCAGTCGTGGGTCGACATTCCGGCACTGATCCAGACCCTCAACCGGCGCACGCCGTTCTTCAAGTTCTTCCTCAAGAAGGAGCTGATCTGGGTGCCGTTCCTGGGGCTGGCGTGGTGGGCGCTGGATTACCCGTTCATGAAGCGCTACACCAAGGCCTTTCTGGCCAAACACCCGGAACTGGCCGGCAAGGATCTGGAGATCACCCGGCAGGCCTGCGAGCTGTTCAAGCGCCAGCCGGTGACCGTGGTGAATTATCTGGAAGGTACCCGCTACACCGCGGCGAAAAGTGCGCAGCAACAGTCGCCGTTCAACCACTTGCTCAAGCCCAAGGCCGGCGGCGTGGCGTTTGTACTGGCGGCGATGGGTGAACAGCTGGATGCGATGCTCGATGTGACAGTGGTTTATCCACAGGCGAACATCCCGGGCTTCTGGGATTTGATCAGCGGCAACGTGCCGCGGGTGATCGTCGATATCAAGACCCGCGAACTCGACCCGGCGTTGTGGCAGGGCGATTACGAGAATGATCCGGCGTTTCGCCAGACGGTCCAGAACTGGGTCAACCAGCTCTGGACCGAGAAAGACCAGCGCATTGCCGAACTGCGCGGCGAGCGCGGCTGA
- a CDS encoding DUF2780 domain-containing protein produces the protein MKISRGIALASLMTLAASPVFAGFSLDDVTKAASSMQGGNAATAAAPTSETAGLLQAVTGLGVTPQQAVGGTSAMLGLAKNQLSSADYSQLAKEVPGIDKLSGGGGNLAALSGLLGQSGKSAGLENALGNVKDTNDLNNAFGALGMDSGMVGQFAPVLLKYLGDQGVGGPLLQSLGSIWGAGTGS, from the coding sequence ATGAAGATTTCACGCGGTATTGCCTTGGCTTCACTGATGACCCTTGCAGCGAGCCCGGTGTTCGCCGGTTTCAGCCTGGACGACGTGACCAAGGCGGCTTCAAGCATGCAGGGCGGCAACGCTGCCACCGCCGCCGCGCCGACTTCGGAAACCGCCGGTCTGTTGCAAGCCGTCACCGGTCTGGGGGTCACGCCGCAACAAGCCGTGGGTGGCACTAGCGCGATGCTGGGCCTGGCCAAGAACCAATTGAGCAGCGCCGATTATTCGCAGTTGGCCAAAGAAGTGCCGGGCATCGACAAGCTGTCGGGCGGTGGCGGCAATCTGGCGGCGTTGAGCGGTTTGCTCGGTCAGTCCGGCAAATCCGCTGGCCTGGAAAATGCGCTGGGCAACGTCAAGGACACCAATGACCTGAACAACGCCTTCGGCGCACTGGGCATGGACAGCGGCATGGTCGGCCAGTTTGCGCCGGTACTGCTCAAGTACCTGGGTGATCAAGGCGTCGGCGGCCCTCTGCTGCAAAGCCTGGGCAGCATCTGGGGCGCCGGCACCGGTAGCTGA
- a CDS encoding sigma-70 family RNA polymerase sigma factor: MNGTSAVAELACEQLEIRPRRATIAWRNVISTADTDQLRQLLAQCSLGDRRAFETLYRSVGPRLHGVALRFMGRTDLAEEVLQESFVRIWNNASRYQAHLSAPMTWMINITRNQAIDQLRKHHDRPLTDVEQDSLADEGPSAHELLNSSREANALHRCLDTLDGQQRQSITVAYFQGLSCSELAEHLAAPLGSVKSWIRRGLERLRRCLES; this comes from the coding sequence ATGAATGGCACAAGCGCTGTTGCTGAACTAGCCTGTGAACAGCTCGAGATCAGACCTCGTCGTGCGACCATTGCCTGGAGAAACGTCATTTCCACCGCCGACACCGATCAGTTGCGCCAGCTGTTGGCCCAGTGCTCACTGGGTGACCGGCGTGCCTTCGAAACCCTTTATCGCAGCGTCGGCCCGCGCCTGCACGGCGTGGCCCTGCGTTTTATGGGCCGCACCGATCTGGCCGAGGAAGTGCTGCAGGAAAGCTTCGTGCGCATCTGGAACAACGCCTCGCGCTACCAGGCCCATTTGTCGGCGCCGATGACCTGGATGATCAACATCACCCGCAATCAGGCCATCGACCAATTGCGCAAACATCACGACCGGCCACTGACCGATGTCGAACAGGACAGCCTCGCCGACGAAGGCCCTTCGGCGCATGAACTGTTGAACAGCAGCCGGGAAGCCAACGCGCTGCACCGCTGCCTGGACACCCTCGACGGCCAGCAACGCCAGTCGATCACGGTGGCTTACTTTCAGGGCCTGTCCTGCTCGGAACTGGCCGAACACCTGGCCGCGCCGCTGGGTTCGGTGAAATCGTGGATTCGCCGTGGCCTGGAACGTCTGCGCAGGTGCCTTGAATCATGA